Proteins from a single region of Eublepharis macularius isolate TG4126 chromosome 9, MPM_Emac_v1.0, whole genome shotgun sequence:
- the GPR37 gene encoding prosaposin receptor GPR37, with protein MRPLRTRFALPWLLGALSALARAAFFQPPLNRDALEWPADAGSRSRECGGSCCRVPRPEMPRGGEGWAVRFPLGSASQASLQKGQATTGSPKAWVPRVDYGWIPAPLARQGSHALKPIEWSVEEQGENQLKEERWVALGTGHPKVKEPEQGSRRDAARISLKRHTRRKRGAGDPLDRGRAGKARAVKNSHFVRNATHSLDGEMESEIPLLLPLNGSHMVQRDAGTLRNGTFRPPRVKNPFYPLTEESYGAYAVMCLSVVIFGIGIMGNMAVMCIVCHNYYMRSISNSLLANLAFWDFLIIFFCLPLVIFQELTKKWLLEDFSCKIVPYVEVASLGVTTFTLCALCIDRFRAATNVQMYYEMIENCTSTTAKLAVIWVGALLLALPEVVLRQLTKEDSEVSGGPPVERCVVKISPQLPDTIYVLALTYDGARLWWYFGCYFCLPTLFTITCSLVTARKIRKVEKACTRGNKRQIQLESQMNCTVVALTILYGFCIIPENICNIVTAYMSSGVSQQTMDLLHLISQFLLFFKSCVTPVLLFCLCKPFSRAFMDCCCCCCDECIQKSSTVTSDDNDNEYTTELELSPFSTIRREMSTFASVGTHC; from the exons ATGCGCCCGCTCCGGACTCGCTTCGCCCTGCCGTGGCTTCTGGGCGCCCTCTCTGCCCTGGCCCGAGCAGCCTTCTTTCAGCCGCCTTTGAACAGGGATGCGCTGGAGTGGCCGGCGGATGCCGGCAGCCGGAGCAGGGAGTGCGGCGGATCCTGTTGCCGAGTGCCTCGGCCAGAGATGCCCAGAGGAGGAGAGGGCTGGGCTGTGCGGTTCCCACTAGGGAGCGCTTCCCAGGCTTCCTTGCAGAAAGGGCAGGCCACAACTGGATCTCCGAAGGCATGGGTCCCGCGGGTGGATTACGGCTGGATCCCTGCGCCGCTTGCCCGTCAAGGATCTCATGCTCTGAAGCCAATCGAGTGGTCTGTGGAAGAACAGGGTGAGAACCAGTTGAAGGAGGAGCGCTGGGTAGCTTTGGGGACTGGTCACCCTAAGGTCAAAGAACCGGAGCAGGGAAGCAGAAGGGATGCCGCAAGGATCAGCCTCAAGAGGCATACTAGAAGAAAACGGGGAGCTGGCGATCCCCTGGACAGAGGGAGAGCAGGGAAAGCCCGGGCTGTCAAGAACAGCCACTTTGTAAGAAACGCCACTCACTCGCTGGACGGAGAGATGGAGAGTGAAATCCCCCTGTTGCTGCCCTTGAATGGCTCTCACATGGTACAGAGGGATGCTGGTACCCTCCGCAATGGGACCTTCCGACCACCTCGAGTCAAGAACCCGTTCTACCCCCTGACTGAGGAGTCCTACGGTGCCTATGCAGTCATGTGCCTGTCCGTCGTGATCTTTGGCATTGGGATAATGGGCAACATGGCTGTGATGTGTATTGTGTGCCACAACTACTACATGAGGAGCATCTCAAACTCGCTATTGGCCAACCTGGCCTTTTGGGATTTCCTCATCATCTTCTTCTGTTTGCCTTTGGTGATCTTTCAAGAACTCACCAAAAAGTGGCTGCTGGAAGATTTCTCCTGCAAAATTGTACCGTATGTTGAG GTAGCATCCCTTGGAGTTACTACCTTCACGTTATGCGCCCTCTGTATAGACCGTTTCCGTGCTGCCACTAATGTGCAGATGTATTATGAGATGATTGAAAACTGTACATCAACAACTGCCAAACTGGCTGTGATATGGGTCGGAGCTCTACTCTTGGCCCTGCCAGAGGTGGTCCTACGTCAATTGACTAAAGAAGATTCTGAAGTCAGTGGAGGCCCTCCTGTGGAACGGTGCGTGGTGAAGATCTCTCCTCAGTTACCAGACACCATCTATGTGTTGGCCCTCACGTACGATGGCGCTAGACTCTGGTGGTACTTCGGCTGTTATTTTTGTTTGCCTACTCTTTTCACAATTACTTGCTCGTTGGTAACAGCGAGGAAAATCCGCAAGGTGGAGAAGGCATGTACAAGAGGCAACAAGCGACAGATTCAACTGGAAAGTCAGATGAACTGCACAGTGGTGGCTTTGACCATTTTATACGGCTTCTGCATCATTCCGGAAAACATTTGCAACATTGTCACCGCCTACATGTCTTCGGGGGTCTCTCAGCAGACTATGGACCTCCTCCACCTCATTAGTcagtttttgttgttctttaaatCATGCGTGACTCCAGTTCTTCTTTTCTGTCTCTGCAAACCATTCAGTCGAGCCTTTATggactgttgctgttgttgctgtgatGAATGCATTCAGAAGTCTTCGACAGTGACGAGTGACGATAATGACAACGAATATACTACAGAGCTTGAACTCTCCCCTTTCAGTACTATACGTCGGGAGATGTCCACATTTGCTTCTGTTGGGACTCACTGCTAG